One region of Pseudobdellovibrionaceae bacterium genomic DNA includes:
- a CDS encoding BolA/IbaG family iron-sulfur metabolism protein — MTQESMTARLTAAYPDANIEVFDLNGQGSYWEVTIESSAFKGQNRVQQHQAVMSVFAPELKTGEVHALSIKTKIKD; from the coding sequence ATGACCCAAGAGAGCATGACCGCCCGCCTGACCGCCGCTTATCCCGACGCGAACATTGAAGTTTTCGATCTCAACGGACAAGGTTCGTACTGGGAAGTGACGATCGAATCCTCCGCATTCAAGGGCCAAAACCGCGTGCAACAACACCAGGCCGTGATGAGCGTCTTCGCGCCGGAACTGAAAACCGGCGAAGTGCACGCGCTCTCCATCAAAACTAAAATCAAAGACTAA